The genomic region CATCGAGGACAAAAACCTCTCCATGCTGGAAGGGATTCATTGTACCCGGATCGACATTGAGATAGGGATCGAGTTTGAGATTTTGGACACTGAGTCCGCGCTTCTGCAGAAGTAACCCGAGCGATGCCGCGGCAATCCCTTTGCCGAGAGAGGAGACCACCCCGCCCGTTACGAAAATGTATTTGGTCTTTGTTGGCTCTGACATGGAAATTACCTGTTCTTATAGAGTGAATTAATTTTTTTAACATCACCCGGCTGGTCTATAGACACTGTCGTCATGGTCGTCTTGAATACTTTCATCCGCTCACCAAACTCTAACAGCCGTAGCTGCTCCAAAGATTCCGCCATTTCAAACGAAGTTCGGGGAGTTGCGGCGAATTTTGAGAGGGTCTGCTTTCTGAAGAAATATACACCAATATGCGCCCAGAAGTTGAATTGAATGTTTCTCTCAACTTCTGAGTAGGCCGATTGCAAATATGGCAGGGGGAATCTTGAAAACCAGAGCGCATAGCCAGCTCTTGAGAAAATAACTTTGACCTTGTTCGGATCAAAGAGATCGGCATCGGAGATAATCTTTTGCGCAAAAGTCGCGCTGGTGATTTTCCTGTCCTTTTTCATCAAAGTGATTACGTTGTCGATATCCTTGGCGCGTAGTCCAAAGTTATCCCCCTGAACATTTAATATGATGTCGCCGCCGACTTTTCGTGCGGCCTCAGCCGCTCTATCCGAGCCGCTTCTGTGCTTTGCTGATGTCTTTACCACCTCAGCTCCGAAATTTTTTGCGGCTTTGGAGATAGATAGGTCGTCGGTAGCTACAACCAGACGGTCTATTGATTTTACCTTGCGAAGATCGTTCCAAACATAGAAAAGAAGGGGTTTGTCTAAATACGGATGTAAAGCTTTGCCCGGAAAGCGAGAAGAGCCAAGTCGCGCGGGTATAACCGCTGTGACTGTTGCTTTCATCCTCCAATTACCTTCGGGACAAGGAAAAACTCTCCGTCATGGACAGGAGCGTTGCCCAGCACTTTTTCGATCGGAAGGGACGGTACAACGAGATCTTCGCGGAAAACATTTTCGGCGGCGATAAATTGATTCTGCGGCTCGACACCATCAGTATTGACCGTCTGAAGCTGGTCAACATATTCGAGAATTACGGCCAGTTCCTGAGTAAAACGCTCGATTTCTTCCGCGGTAAGATTTAGTCGCGCCAGACGGGCGACATGTTCGACTTGTGCTTTTGTGAGTGGCATGTGGAAAGATATGGAAGGGACAGGCATCCGTCAAGCCGATTCCTAAGTTATTGTCAGCTAAATTATTACATCAGTTTCTCGACATTAAAGTGTTTTACTGGGCAACCGATACAGGATACATGGAAGATGTGGTAATCAAGAACTCAAAGATTCCAAAGCCCGACTATCGATTTGCAGTCACCTCTCAGAAAAAAAATATATTGCGGCTGAT from Candidatus Zixiibacteriota bacterium harbors:
- the kdsB gene encoding 3-deoxy-manno-octulosonate cytidylyltransferase, which encodes MKATVTAVIPARLGSSRFPGKALHPYLDKPLLFYVWNDLRKVKSIDRLVVATDDLSISKAAKNFGAEVVKTSAKHRSGSDRAAEAARKVGGDIILNVQGDNFGLRAKDIDNVITLMKKDRKITSATFAQKIISDADLFDPNKVKVIFSRAGYALWFSRFPLPYLQSAYSEVERNIQFNFWAHIGVYFFRKQTLSKFAATPRTSFEMAESLEQLRLLEFGERMKVFKTTMTTVSIDQPGDVKKINSLYKNR
- the gatC gene encoding Asp-tRNA(Asn)/Glu-tRNA(Gln) amidotransferase subunit GatC translates to MPLTKAQVEHVARLARLNLTAEEIERFTQELAVILEYVDQLQTVNTDGVEPQNQFIAAENVFREDLVVPSLPIEKVLGNAPVHDGEFFLVPKVIGG